In Actinomyces marmotae, the DNA window GCCCAGGGGCTCCGCGAGATCTGACCACACCGTCGGGAGGCCCCGCCGGGGCGCCGCGGGGCCGGCCCACCAAAAACGGCGAGAAACAGGGCCTCGCGCGCCATCGAAATCGCGACGCGGCGTCAGCGCGTGCCCTACACTGACACCGACCCCGCCCCTATGCGCCGCCATCACACCAAATGGCGTCACTTATATTTCCGTTCACCTCTTCCGAAAGGTGCGATCATGACCCTCGCGCCGATGGCGCTGGACTCCCTCGACCTGGCTCGATGGCAGTTCGGTATCACCACGGTCTATCACTTCATCCTGGTCCCCCTGACGATCGGCCTGTCCCCGCTCGTCGCCCTCATGGAGACCATCTACCTGCGCACCGGCAACGAGCAGTGGAAGGTCGCCACCAAGTTCTTCGGCAAGATCCTGCTCATCAACTTCGCCCTGGGCGTGGCCACCGGCATCGTCCAGGAGTTCCAGTTCGGGATGAACTGGTCGGAGTACTCGCGGTTCGTCGGCAACATCTTCGGCGCCCCGCTGGCCTTCGAGGCGCTCCTGGCCTTCTTCATGGAGTCGACTTTCCTGGGCCTGTGGATCTTCGGATGGGACCGCCTGTCCCCCAAGCTGCACAACCTGTGCATGTGGCTGGTCGCCCTGGGCACTAACGTCTCGGCGTTCTTCATCCTGGCGGCCAACTCCTGGATGCAGCACCCCGTGGGCGCCGTCCTCAACCCGGAGACCGGGCGCGCCGAGCTCGACGGCGTCAACGGGTTCCTCAAGGTGCTGGGCAGCCCGCTGCTGTGGACCACCCTGGCCCACACCATCTCCAGCGCCTTCCTCGTGGCGGGGGCCGTCATCGTGGGAGTGGCCGTGTGGTGGATGACCCGCGCGGTGCGCGCCGGCCAGGACTTCGAGGCCCGGCAGCTGTGGCGGCGGCTCACCCGCTTCGGGGCAGTCACCATGATCATCTCCGGCCTGCTGTGCGCCGCCTCGGGCCACGCCCAGGGGCAGATCATCACGGAAGTCCAGCCCGCCAAGATGGCCGCCGCCGAGATGCTGTGCGAGTCTCAGAAGGGGGCCGGATTCACCGTCGCGGCTTTCGGCTCGTGCACCGACGGCACGGCGTCGCACCTCCTGACGATCCCCGGCGTCTACTCCTTCATGGCCACCAACGACCCGCAGGCCAAGGTCATGGGCCTCAAAGACGCCCAGGCCATGTACGAGCAGAAGTTCGGCCCGGGCAACTACACGCCCAACGAGATGATCACCTTCTGGACCTTCCGCCTCATGATCGGGCTCGGCATGATCTCCGTGGCCATCGGCGCCGTCGCGCTGTGGCTCATCCGGCGCGACCGGCTCATCGGCAGCCCGGCCCTGGGCAAGGCGGCCCTGTGGACGATGTGGCTGCCCTTCATCGCCTGCTCCTTCGGCTGGATCTTCACGGAGATGGGCCGCCAGCCCTGGCTCATCGCCCCCAACCTGGCCGACCCGGTCTCCCAGGTCTACATGCGCACCGCCGACGGGGTCTCCACCGTGGTCTCCTCGGGAACCGTCCTGGCCTCCATGGTGATCTTCACCCTCCTCTACGCGATCCTGGGGGTCATCTGGTTCTACCTCCTGCGCCGCTACATCCACGAGGGCGTGCGCACCCCGGTCGATCCGGCGACCGCCTCCACGTCCAAGGCCTCCGGGCAGAGTGAATCCACGAGGACCGCGGGCGCCCCCGCCCTGCTGTCCTTCGAGTACTGAAGTCGGGAAGGAAGAACACGACCATGACGCTCTCGGCTCTCTGGTTCATCCTTATCGCCGTCCTGTGGACCGGCTACCTCGCCCTTGAGGGCTTCGACTTCGGAGTCGGCATGCTCCTGAGGATCCTCGGCCGCGACGAGCGCGAGCGCCGCGCCATGATGGGGACGATCGGGCCTCACTGGGACGGCAACGAGGTCTGGCTGCTCACCGCCGGCGGCGCGACCTTCGCCGCCTTCCCGGAGTGGTACGGCACTCTCTTCTCCGGCGCTTATCTGCCGCTGTTCCTCATCCTGCTGTGCCTGATCGTGCGCATCTGCGCCATCGAGTGGCGCATCAAGATCAACTCCCAGCGCTGGCGGGACTGGTGGGACTGGGCCCACACGATCAGCGCGTGGATTCCCGCCGTGCTGTGGGGCGTGGCCTTCGCCAACCTGGTGCAGGGCATGAAGATCGAGGTCATCGAGACGGCGAGCAGGGCGGCCGTGGACCCGTCACGCGTCCCGGCCGGCTCGCTTCTGCGCGGAGCCTCGCATCAGCTCACCGGAGGATTCTTCTCGCTGCTCACCCCGTTCACCCTTCTGGGCGGCGCGGTGACCTGCGCGCTCTTCCTCACCCATGGCGCGCTGTTCACCGCCCTGAAGACCACCGGGGCGCTTCGCGAGCGCGCCAGCTCCTTCGCCGTGCGCTCCGGCTGCGCCTCCACGGCGCTCACCGCGGTGTGGGCCCTGTGGGCGCAGGTGGCTTACTCCCCCAACGCCTTGGCCTGGCTGCCGCTCATCGTCGCCGCCGCCAGCCTCGTCGGCTCCCTGTTCATGAGCCACCGCGGCCGCTTCGGGATGGCGTTCGGGCTGCACTTCGCGGCGATCGCCTTCGCCGTGGCGTTCATCTTCTCCGCCATGGCGCCCGATGTCATGCGCTCGTCCATCGACCCGGCCTACTCCCTGACGATCCAGCAGGCGGCCTCCGCTGATGTCACCCTGCTGATCATGACGGTGGCGGCCGTCGTGTTCGTCCCGGTCGTGCTGTTCTACACGATCTGGTCCTACAAGGTGTTCGCCGGGCGCGTCAGCGTCGAGGACATCACCCCCGGCGTGGGCGGCCTGCATCCCACGAAGGTGCGCGACTCTGCCCAGCCCGAGGCCGTGATCGGCTACTGAGCCCCACCCACCCGCGCGCCGGGGAAGGCCCTTTGCGGGGCGGGCGCACCGCGCATGATGATCGCCGCTCGGCCTCGATGGGCCGAGCGGCGATCATCGTCACGCCGCGCACCCACCCCGCAAAATAGTCAACCCCTATAAACCGTTGTTCAAGAGCCTTCCCCCTAGGATGGGCGCCGTGAAACCCCTTGACCCACGCCTCATGCGCTACGCGCGCTCCGCCAGGCGCTACGTGGCCCTGACCGCTGCGACAGGCGTCCTCACAGCGGTTCTCGTGGTCGCCCAGGCCTGGCTCATCTCCCGGATCATCTCCCCCGTCATCCTCGACCAGGCCCGCCTGGGCGAGCAGGGAGGCCTGATCGCGGCGCTGGCCGGCGTGGCGGCAGCGCGCGCGCTGGTCGTGCTCGTCCAGGAGGGCCGGGCCCACCGGGCGGCCACCTCCACGATTATCGAGCTTCGGCGCCTCGTCCTGGCCCGCGCGGCGGCGCTCGGCCCCCGGTGGCAGTCCGCCCACGGCGCCGACACCACGACCCTCCTCACCAGGGGGCTGGATGACCTCGAGCCCTACTTCGTCCGCTACCTGCCCCAGCTCCTCCTGGCCGCCACCGTCACCCCGATGACCGGCGCTGTGATGCTCGCGGCCGACATCCCGTCGACCATCGCCGTCGTGCTCACGATCCCCCTCATCCCGGTGTTCATGATCCTCATCGGCCGTCTGACCCAGAAGCACTCCACGCAGCGCCTCGCCGCGATGGAGCAACTGGGGTCCCAGGTGCTCGACCTCATCGCGGGCCTGCCGACGCTCAAGGCCCTGGGCCGCGAGATCGGCCCGGTCAAGCGCGTGCGGGCACTGGGAGAGGCCTACAACGCCACCACGATGTCCACCCTGCGCGTCGCCTTCCTGTCCGGCGCGGTCCTCGAGTTCATCACCACGCTGTCGGTCGCGATCATCGCCGTCGAGGTCGGATTCCGGCTCCTGTACGGCGACCTCGACCTGGCCACCGGCCTCCTCGTCATCATGATCGCTCCGGAGATCTTCAACCCCCTGCGCCAAGTGGGCTTCCACTTCCATGCCTCCGCCAACGGCGTGGCCGCCGCCGAGGCCGTTTTCTCTATTCTCGAGACCCCCGTCCCGGAGCGCGGCACCACTGCCGCGCCCTCCCTCGCCACCGCCACCATCCGCGTCGAGGACCTGTCTGTCGCCGCCCGGGGCGCCTGGGCGCCCCACGCCCTCACCGCCGTCATCCGCCCCGGCCGGCTCGTGGCGCTCACCGGTGACTCCGGGGCCGGCAAGACCACCACCGCCCAGGTCCTCCTCGGCCTCCTGCCCCCCGACCGCGGCCGCGTGCTCATCAGCCCCCCGCCCGGCGGCTCCCCAGGGGCGCTCGCCGACGCGCCCATCGACCTGGCGGACATCGACCCCACCACCTGGTGGGAGCAGATCTCCTGGGTGCCCCAGCGCCCAGCCATCCTGCCGGGAACGATCCTCGACCACGTCCTGGGCGAGGATGAGGCCGCCGCGCTCGAGGCCGCCGGCGCCCCCATTCCCGGGGCGGTCGAGCCGGCCGCGGCCCAGACCGGTCTCGATGAGGTCATCGCCTCTCTGGAGCGCGGTTGGCTGACCCCGATCGGCCAGGGCGGGGTCGGCCTGAGCGTCGGCCAGCGCCAGCGCCTCGCGCTCACCCGCGCCCTCCTGGCGCCCAGGCCCCTCGTCGTGCTCGACGAGCCCACGGCCCACCTCGACGCCGCCAGCGAGGCCCATGTGCTGCGGGCCGTCGAGGCGCTTCGGGCCGCTGGGCGGACGATCATCGTCATCGCCCACCGTCAGGCCCTCATCGCCATCGCCGACGACGTCATCGAGGTCCGCTCGGCCCTCGATCTCGACGCCGCGATGACCGCGCCCGGCGAGGCGATCGCCGCGAGCGCCCCCGCTGGGACCGGTGAGGGGCGATGAGCGTGCTCCCGTCCCCCCTCACCATCGACGAGCGGCGGGCGCTGCGGCGCGCCGTGGACCTGCTCGGGCTCGACCGCCGCCGGTTCGCCATGTCCGTCATCGCCGGGGCCCTGGGCCTGGGCAGCGCCGTCAGCCTCAGCGCCGTGGCCGCATGGCTCATCGCGCGGGCGGCCGAGATCCCCGATATCGCCGCGCTCGGCGTGGCGCCCGTCGCGGTGCGGCTCTTCGGCACCTCGCGCTCGGTCCTGCGCTACTGCGAGCGCCTCATCTCGCACTCCACCGCCCTGAGCGGGATGAGCGCGCTGCGCGCCCGCCTCTATGAGACCCTGGCCGGCTCGCGCACCGACACAGTGGCGGGGCTGCGCCGCGGCGATGTCCTGGCCCGTGTGGGAGCGGACATCGACGCCGTCGGGGATATCGTCATCCGCGCCTACCTGCCCATGGCCATAGCCATCGCCGTGAGCACGGGGACCGTGGCGGGGATCACGATCGTCCACTGGCCCGCGGGTCTCATCCTCGCCGCCTGCCTGTTCCTGTCCGGGATCGTCGGGCCGGCCATCACCATCCGCTCGGCCAGGGCGGCCGAGTTGGCGCGCCAGGAGCAGGCAACGGATCTTTCTGCCCATGCGCTTACCGCCATCGAGTCCGGATCCGAACTCAGCGTCTCGGGGCGCATGCCGCGGCTCATGGAGGAGGTGGCGCGCGCCGAGAAGCGCCTTGCCGCCTCCCGTGACGCGGGGGCCCAGCCAGCGGCGGTCGCCGCCGCGCTGGATATCGCCGCCCTGGGACTGGCCGTCATCGGCGCCCTCCTGACGGGGATACCCGCGGTGAGCAGTGGACAGCTCTCGCCGGTCATGCTGGCCGTCATCGTCCTAGTGCCCCTGTCCGCCTTCGAGGCGGTCGCCGCGCTCGGCCCGGCCAGCGTCCAGCTCGTCCGCTCGGCGGGAGCCGCCCGGCGCGTCGTCGAGCTCGTGGAGGCCGCGGAGGCCTCCGCCGCCCGCGTACCCGAGCCGTCACCCCTCCCCGGGGTCGTGGAGGGAGGGCCCCGGCTGCGCGCCCGGGGCCTGTCCGTCGGCTGGCCCGCAGGGCCGGTCGTCGCCTCGGGCATCGACCTCGACCTGGCCCCCGGGCGCCGCCTGGCGATCATCGGTCCCTCCGGAATCGGCAAGACCACCCTGCTGCTCACCCTCGCCGGGCTCATCGAGCCCAAGGCCGGCGAGATCACGATCGACGGCGCTCCCCCCTGGGGCGCCGAGCGACGGGACGTGGCCGGCCGGCTCACGCTCACCGCGGAGGACGCCCATGTCTTCGGCACCAGCGTCCTGGAGAACCTCAGGGTGGCCGACGGAACCCTGGCGCCCGAGCGCGCCACCGCGCTCCTCGAGCGGGCGGGGCTGGCATCCTGGCTCGATGCCCTGCCCGCGGGGCTCGACACGCCCCTGGGCACCGGGGCCACCAGCATCTCAGGCGGGGAGCGGCGCCGACTGCTCCTGGCCCGAGCCCTGGCCGCCCCCGCGCCGCTGCTCCTCATCGACGAGCCCGGGGAGCATCTCGACGCCGCCACAGCCGACCGTCTCGTGGCCGATCTGCTGGACGCCGGCAGCCGGGAGCGGGGCGTCCTGCTCATCACGCACCGGCTGAGCGCCCTGGCGGGTGCCGACGAGATCCTCGTGCTGGGCCGCCCGGGGGAATCGGACCGCGATCGCGGCGAGCCCGCCACCGTCCTGGCGCGCGGCACGCATGAGGAACTCATGAGGAACTCTCAGGCCTACCGCTGGTCGCTCTCGCAGGAGGACGCCGATGACTGAGCATGAGGAGACTCGGGAGCCGCGCCCAGGTGGCCCCCTGGCCTACGCCGTCCACGCCCACCAGGCGCCCGCGGCGGCCAGGGGAGGCCGGGACGATGGGCCGCCCTGGGAGCGCGCGGCCGACGTCGTCCAGGCGGCCCTGCGCCTGACCAGCTCGCTGCGGGTCACCGAGGCGCTGCGGCGCCTGGTGGACTCGGCCTGCTCGATCACCGGCGCCGCATGGGGCACGATCGCCGTGAGCAAGGACGCCGTCGTCGAACCTGACGCGGCCGCTCCCCCGTCCACCGGCCGGGTCCCCAACCTCGTGGGGGATCGCCCCGAGATCCTCCAGCGGGTCCTCGGCGGCGCCCCCGCCATCGAGGACCCGGATGCTCCCGGCCTCATGGACGGAAGGCCGGTCGAGGGCGTCCCCCGGGGCGTCGTCGTCGTCAACGACCTGTCGGGCACCACCGCGTTCACCGGGGTCATCGAGGGGGAGGAGCCCGGTGCCATGCTGTCGGTGCCGGTCCGCGCCCACGGGCGGCTCTTCGGCCGCCTCTACCTGGGCGACCGCCCGGGGGGCTTCGGGCGCGCCGACATCCACGCCGTGGTGACACTCGCCGAGGCGGCTGCCATCGCCGTCGAGAACGCCCGCCTGTACCGCCAGGCCCGGGACCGCGAGCAGTGGATGGCCCTGTCCCAGGAGATCACCACCCTCCTGCTGTCCGGGGCGGAGCAGGACGACGCCCTCACCCTCATCGCGCGACGCGTGCGGGAGGTGGCCCACGCCGGCACCTCCGCCCTCGTGCTGCCCAGCGTGGGCGACACCTGGATCTGCGAGATCGCCGATGGGCACCATGCCGACGAGCTCATCGGCACCTACTTCCCTCCCACCGGGCGCGCCATGTCCACCCTCGCGCGGCGCACCGGCCTGATCGTCCCCTCTCTCATCGACGCCTGGGGCGCGGCGGATCTCAAGGTGGAGGCGCTGGCGCGCTTCGGCCCGGCGCTCTACGCCCCGATGATCCACCGCGACCGGGGGGTCGGCGTCATGCTGCTGCTGCGCGAGCCCGGGGAGGCCCCCTTCACGCAGCACGACCTGGAGATCGCCGAACTCGTCGCGGGTCAGGCCACCATGGCCTTCGAGCTCGCCGACGCCCAGCACGCCGAGGAGATGGCCAACCTCCTCGATGAGCGCGCCCGCATCGGGCGGGACCTCCACGACCTGGCGATCCAGCAACTCTTCGCCACCGGGATGCGGGTCA includes these proteins:
- a CDS encoding cytochrome ubiquinol oxidase subunit I gives rise to the protein MTLAPMALDSLDLARWQFGITTVYHFILVPLTIGLSPLVALMETIYLRTGNEQWKVATKFFGKILLINFALGVATGIVQEFQFGMNWSEYSRFVGNIFGAPLAFEALLAFFMESTFLGLWIFGWDRLSPKLHNLCMWLVALGTNVSAFFILAANSWMQHPVGAVLNPETGRAELDGVNGFLKVLGSPLLWTTLAHTISSAFLVAGAVIVGVAVWWMTRAVRAGQDFEARQLWRRLTRFGAVTMIISGLLCAASGHAQGQIITEVQPAKMAAAEMLCESQKGAGFTVAAFGSCTDGTASHLLTIPGVYSFMATNDPQAKVMGLKDAQAMYEQKFGPGNYTPNEMITFWTFRLMIGLGMISVAIGAVALWLIRRDRLIGSPALGKAALWTMWLPFIACSFGWIFTEMGRQPWLIAPNLADPVSQVYMRTADGVSTVVSSGTVLASMVIFTLLYAILGVIWFYLLRRYIHEGVRTPVDPATASTSKASGQSESTRTAGAPALLSFEY
- the cydB gene encoding cytochrome d ubiquinol oxidase subunit II, whose amino-acid sequence is MTLSALWFILIAVLWTGYLALEGFDFGVGMLLRILGRDERERRAMMGTIGPHWDGNEVWLLTAGGATFAAFPEWYGTLFSGAYLPLFLILLCLIVRICAIEWRIKINSQRWRDWWDWAHTISAWIPAVLWGVAFANLVQGMKIEVIETASRAAVDPSRVPAGSLLRGASHQLTGGFFSLLTPFTLLGGAVTCALFLTHGALFTALKTTGALRERASSFAVRSGCASTALTAVWALWAQVAYSPNALAWLPLIVAAASLVGSLFMSHRGRFGMAFGLHFAAIAFAVAFIFSAMAPDVMRSSIDPAYSLTIQQAASADVTLLIMTVAAVVFVPVVLFYTIWSYKVFAGRVSVEDITPGVGGLHPTKVRDSAQPEAVIGY
- the cydD gene encoding thiol reductant ABC exporter subunit CydD — translated: MKPLDPRLMRYARSARRYVALTAATGVLTAVLVVAQAWLISRIISPVILDQARLGEQGGLIAALAGVAAARALVVLVQEGRAHRAATSTIIELRRLVLARAAALGPRWQSAHGADTTTLLTRGLDDLEPYFVRYLPQLLLAATVTPMTGAVMLAADIPSTIAVVLTIPLIPVFMILIGRLTQKHSTQRLAAMEQLGSQVLDLIAGLPTLKALGREIGPVKRVRALGEAYNATTMSTLRVAFLSGAVLEFITTLSVAIIAVEVGFRLLYGDLDLATGLLVIMIAPEIFNPLRQVGFHFHASANGVAAAEAVFSILETPVPERGTTAAPSLATATIRVEDLSVAARGAWAPHALTAVIRPGRLVALTGDSGAGKTTTAQVLLGLLPPDRGRVLISPPPGGSPGALADAPIDLADIDPTTWWEQISWVPQRPAILPGTILDHVLGEDEAAALEAAGAPIPGAVEPAAAQTGLDEVIASLERGWLTPIGQGGVGLSVGQRQRLALTRALLAPRPLVVLDEPTAHLDAASEAHVLRAVEALRAAGRTIIVIAHRQALIAIADDVIEVRSALDLDAAMTAPGEAIAASAPAGTGEGR
- the cydC gene encoding thiol reductant ABC exporter subunit CydC encodes the protein MSVLPSPLTIDERRALRRAVDLLGLDRRRFAMSVIAGALGLGSAVSLSAVAAWLIARAAEIPDIAALGVAPVAVRLFGTSRSVLRYCERLISHSTALSGMSALRARLYETLAGSRTDTVAGLRRGDVLARVGADIDAVGDIVIRAYLPMAIAIAVSTGTVAGITIVHWPAGLILAACLFLSGIVGPAITIRSARAAELARQEQATDLSAHALTAIESGSELSVSGRMPRLMEEVARAEKRLAASRDAGAQPAAVAAALDIAALGLAVIGALLTGIPAVSSGQLSPVMLAVIVLVPLSAFEAVAALGPASVQLVRSAGAARRVVELVEAAEASAARVPEPSPLPGVVEGGPRLRARGLSVGWPAGPVVASGIDLDLAPGRRLAIIGPSGIGKTTLLLTLAGLIEPKAGEITIDGAPPWGAERRDVAGRLTLTAEDAHVFGTSVLENLRVADGTLAPERATALLERAGLASWLDALPAGLDTPLGTGATSISGGERRRLLLARALAAPAPLLLIDEPGEHLDAATADRLVADLLDAGSRERGVLLITHRLSALAGADEILVLGRPGESDRDRGEPATVLARGTHEELMRNSQAYRWSLSQEDADD
- a CDS encoding GAF domain-containing sensor histidine kinase, translated to MTEHEETREPRPGGPLAYAVHAHQAPAAARGGRDDGPPWERAADVVQAALRLTSSLRVTEALRRLVDSACSITGAAWGTIAVSKDAVVEPDAAAPPSTGRVPNLVGDRPEILQRVLGGAPAIEDPDAPGLMDGRPVEGVPRGVVVVNDLSGTTAFTGVIEGEEPGAMLSVPVRAHGRLFGRLYLGDRPGGFGRADIHAVVTLAEAAAIAVENARLYRQARDREQWMALSQEITTLLLSGAEQDDALTLIARRVREVAHAGTSALVLPSVGDTWICEIADGHHADELIGTYFPPTGRAMSTLARRTGLIVPSLIDAWGAADLKVEALARFGPALYAPMIHRDRGVGVMLLLREPGEAPFTQHDLEIAELVAGQATMAFELADAQHAEEMANLLDERARIGRDLHDLAIQQLFATGMRVTAARDRLRENDADCEAMRGILDSVLSAVDDSVSQIRAIVHSLRDRDEEVGLVERLRREASLARTSLGFAPSLLITVDGHSLTEEGGGAHPELSGAIAASVDDDVADDMVAVVREGLSNVARHARASSATIHVRINGVLPASERIEESWAGMTGPLVAIACRDDGVGVDPAVTRRSGTANMAERARRHGGSFSIGPRARSDGPRRGTIFTWIVPLDHA